In Antedon mediterranea chromosome 10, ecAntMedi1.1, whole genome shotgun sequence, one genomic interval encodes:
- the LOC140061320 gene encoding uncharacterized protein, translating to MDKPDQDNGKDPQPSKLFCEVCSLDYPTEMQFFDHQWSALHHNQMEKKYPRFLHHCRLCNFESCNIGEYLKHLIGQQHKDVLERRKEKALAAKLEADKLAKQEAAAKKEAERRELRRTERMNRVSQGRHARNYFGRQHDQFRRNNWFNPHYKYNGPLFKSQMKHGDNFYSYQQWRNQKNMNYPRYNYQRNYDQNHFAQDIYTPESAYHFGKMSNVPPTKHVQRTKTTATEVSFSVSSTKYEKDAVTTKKSDKNPSKNSQPKLMDSNNRKEDTSKNTTKTLISKRSSSFANPDCSRIKHGQSDTSTSSAICSTIKNSKIIDTPNKQDVASRMLDTSSYQCRHADQPKPDQRTAVDQHKPGQRTAVDQLRPSQKTAVGQHKPGQRTAVDQHKPGQKTAVDEYKPGQRTAVGQHKPGQKADDWPEPSQSTDVEQHKQSPRTDGNQRIPDHSTNQHKEGQRNDVDKSDDLKEDEENKADKRSSSKPISKSLKPNVGASRSRLHVGIRNQIDNTENPLQQKLIQILSSSKSKHMQETEIAKLKISSGLQKRLRKRYELPLRSSDGQIDDDMQNILFNLRDCNMTDMAGDPELMAQLLAFGIKGQTTSLACSEDFSGSVQTTSSSCTNTVVKQEPVEDDRSKNAHMLTSVSRKSRRDDLSCVTSSSVTNADVIGQRTVKILNDKNRTQKSTSISKKDHRTDSSCPPAVTSLPRTNTDVVIKEEPVDIVDDDNLTAQKLKCVSRKGHRTEFSCPPHVSSSLMTEILNKNTNTQKLASVSRKDHRTDSSCPPAVTPLPKTSTDVFIKEKPVDIVDNNPTAQMVTGVSRKGNRTDSSCPPAVTSLPRTSTDIVIKEEPVDIVDDDNPTAQMLTCVSRKDHRTQFSGPPRGISSTVTNTNVERQRLIEILNKKRGQKSTSVSIKDHKIDSSCPPAVTSLTKTSNVIIKAEPVDIVDNNITSRVVTVFSRKNQRADSSCPLACTSLPKTSTDVVIKEEPVDIVDDNPTAQRVTSVSRKDQRADSLFPPAVTSSAKKSTDVIINEEPVDIVDDDNPTAQMLTCVSRKGQQADFSCPPLATSSTITSNNVDKNEKSVEILNDDNMNARMLTSVSKKDHRACPPPTTTSSTITSTDDDIIIEEEPVEILDDESAPVISVSGEVDMNDVSESSNSIKNSVNDGRIGICKKKSSLMKKNLETLLDISVREESLHQELKGVEESIQDMEDIIQSKMIVLNQFKTSKQKLEEDLKALRVQRMDILEGSRQGKEEPSNNRQKNKVVASPQQDQEVDTTCKDLPAQKVDNGQSSTDTTGSNPAYPPAIVLTTDAKNVDMQTVASLISNPNIFQAIQWQFNQLNKVPTNPDNEALIVTFPQKDILSEHEKEQNSVEGNVMDSTPVEENKTGIQKKRLKKKCTENIEDPSPQRDNLSEKEQNSVDENAMDSTPVEEDKTKTSIQKTKLKRKCTEDNEEPLVRRQSKRLRQQVVSKEGIEEALGDSSKDLSKKKNTDKVLFRGKKDQPKDSFILSSSESDKDPNELKKTPCKQQLNRKEETSSNSNTKSKEVLEDSKEKSHKKKNTDKISKRSRKRDKRKESRNLSQKVDDIHKEVELKRNSFKQTANSEPKKNGNNKSQNEPLEEMQLADSDVQTNSSENLCAEPEEVEAGCYDKETMRFIQCEEKLLSMKIANGVLYCTCKDNIIRAYNIQTGNLEARYVGSSEILCIEVFEEKLFVSYAELQLAEFNLKTHEREQDFYCSSDVLCMHYNGNALYIGMRSGIVAVVNSDKRNLNIKYEDPSSIKYITSAKRQNTNVLIIVSGTIFIIKETTGEVVVILKSDIKTKVIDINVLGAKLYTASKSGIIYVHSIDTGNRLQSICVDSYFSQVQIVGQSIISFNNLKSVIKVSSGRNLQIKKEFSIRGERLQTALVHNQTMILGGREGIMCFYEPVIHFIRGPDVKCRWRNCGMLMRPHRLFHHFENHCKDTTHDFKCNWNRCHLVLKTTKSLRKHIKMHLKGSKKVNVFYLNKL from the exons ATGGATAAACCTGATCAAGATAATGGCAAGGATCCTCAACCATCTAAACTCTTTTGCGAAGTCTGCTCCTTGGATTATCCAACTGAAATGCAGTTTTTTGACCATCAATGGTCTGCACTTCATCACAATCAGATGGAGAAAAAATACCCAAG GTTTTTACATCATTGTCGACTTTGCAATTTTGAATCCTGCAACATTGGTGAATACTTAAAACATTTGATTGGTCAACAGCACAAAGATGTTTTAGAGCGACGCAAAGAAAAAGCACTCGCTGCAAAATTAGAGGCGGATAAATTAGCAAAGCAAGAAGCAGCAGCAAAGAAAGAAGCTGAAAGAAGGGAGTTAAGAAGGACGGAAAG aATGAATAGAGTCTCTCAAGGAAGGCATGCTAGAAATTATTTTGGAAGACAACATGATCAGTTTAGAAGAAATAATTGGTTTAATCCACATTATAAATACAATGGACCACTATTTAAGTCTCAAATGAAGCATGGAGATAATTTCTATAGTTATCAACAGTGGAGAAACCAGAAAAATATGAATTACCCTAGATATAATTATCAAAGAAACTATGATCAAAATCACTTTGCTCAGGACATTTATACACCAGAAAGTGCTTACCATTTTGGAAAAATGTCAAATGTACCACCTACCAAACATGTACAAAGAACCAAAACTACTGCCACTGAGGTTTCATTCTCTGTCTCATCGACGAAATATGAGAAGGATGCTGTGACCACAAAAAAGTCGGACAAAAATCCTTCTAAAAACAGTCAACCAAAATTAATGGATTCTAACAACAGAAAAGAGGACACATCAAAGAATACTACAAAAACCTTGATATCAAAAAGAAGTTCCAGTTTTGCAAACCCAGATTGTTCTAGGATTAAACATGGACAATCCGACACCTCTACCTCAAGTGCCATTTGCAGCACTATTAAAAATTCTAAGATAATTGATACACCAAATAAACAGGATGTTGCTTCAAGAATGTTAGATACCTCTAGTTATCAGTGTAGACATGCTGATCAGCCTAAACCAGATCAGAGAACTGCTGTTGATCAGCATAAACCAGGTCAGAGAACTGCTGTTGATCAGCTTAGACCTAGTCAGAAAACTGCTGTTGGTCAGCATAAACCAGGCCAGAGAACTGCTGTTGATCAGCATAAGCCAGGTCAGAAAACTGCTGTTGACGAGTATAAACCAGGCCAGAGAACTGCTGTTGGTCAGCATAAGCCAGGCCAGAAAGCTGATGATTGGCCTGAACCTAGTCAGAGCACTGATGTTGAACAACATAAACAAAGTCCAAGAACTGACGGCAATCAACGTATACCAGATCATAGTACTAATCAACATAAAGAAGGTCAGAGAAATGATGTTGATAAATCTGATGATCTAAAAGAAGATGAGGAAAATAAGGCTGATAAAAGATCCTCATCCAAACCTATTTCAAAGTCATTAAAGCCAAATGTTGGAGCTTCTCGCAGTAGACTTCATGTTGGCATACGAAATCAGATTGACAATACTGAAAATCCTCTGCAGCAGAAGTTAATCCAGATATTGAGTTCATCAAAATCAAAACACATGCAAGAAACTGAAATTGCAAAATTGAAGATAAGTTCAGGGTTGCAGAAAAGATTACGAAAGCGGTATGAATTGCCACTAAGATCTTCTGATGGACAAATAGATGATGACATGcaaaatattctatttaatttaaGAGACTGCAATATGACAGACATGGCTGGAGATCCAGAGCTGATGGCACAGTTACTAGCATTTGGAATAAAAGGCCAAACAACCTCACTTGCTTGTTCTGAAGATTTTTCTGGTTCTGTTCAGACCACATCTTCATCTTGCACAAATACTGTTGTAAAACAGGAACCTGTTGAAGATGATAGAAGCAAAAATGCTCACATGTTGACTAGTGTATCAAGAAAAAGTAGAAGAGATGATTTGTCTTGTGTTACCTCTTCATCTGTTACTAATGCTGATGTTATAGGACAGAGAactgttaaaatattaaatgataagAACAGAACTCAGAAGTCAACAAGTATTTCAAAAAAGGACCACAGAACTGATTCTTCTTGTCCACCTGCTGTTACCTCCTTGCCTAGGACAAATACTGATGTTGTTATTAAAGAGGAACCTGTCGATATAGTAGATGATGATAACTTAACTGCTCAGAAGTTAAAATGTGTTTCAAGAAAAGGTCACAGAACTGAATTTTCTTGCCCTCCTCATGTTTCCTCTTCACTTATgactgaaatattaaataagaaCACTAATACTCAAAAGTTAGCAAGTGTTTCAAGAAAGGACCACAGAACTGATTCTTCTTGTCCACCTGCTGTTACCCCCTTGCCTAAGACAAGTACTGATGTCTTTATAAAAGAGAAACCTGTTGATATAGTAGATAATAACCCAACTGCTCAAATGGTAACAGGTGTTTCAAGAAAAGGTAACAGAACTGATTCTTCTTGTCCACCTGCTGTTACCTCCTTGCCTAGGACAAGTACTGACATTGTTATAAAAGAGGAACCTGTCGATATAGTAGATGATGATAACCCAACTGCTCAGATGTTAACATGTGTTTCAAGAAAGGATCACAGAACTCAATTTTCTGGTCCGCCTCGTGGTATCTCTTCAACTGTGACTAACACTAATGTTGAAAGACAGAGActtattgaaatattaaataagaaGAGAGGTCAGAAGTCAACTAGTGTTTCAATAAAGGATCACAAAATTGATTCTTCTTGTCCACCTGCTGTTACATCCTTGACTAAGACAAGTAATGTCATTATAAAAGCGGAACCTGTTGATATAGTAGATAATAACATAACTTCTCGGGTGGTAACAGTTTTTTCAAGAAAGAATCAGAGAGCTGATTCTTCTTGTCCACTTGCTTGTACCTCTTTGCCTAAGACTAGTACTGACGTCGTAATAAAAGAGGAACCTGTTGATATAGTAGATGATAACCCAACTGCTCAGAGGGTAACAAGTGTGTCAAGAAAGGATCAGAGAGCTGATTCTTTATTCCCACCTGCTGTTACCTCCTCGGCTAAGAAAAGTACTGATGTCATTATAAATGAGGAACCTGTTGATATAGTAGATGATGACAACCCAACTGCTCAGATGTTAACATGTGTTTCAAGAAAAGGTCAACAAGCTGATTTTTCTTGTCCACCTCTGGCTACATCTTCAACTATCACAAGtaataatgttgataaaaaTGAGAAATCTGTTGAAATATTAAATGATGATAACATGAATGCTCGTATGTTAACAAGTGTGTCAAAAAAAGATCACAGAGCTTGTCCACCTCCTACTACTACATCTTCAACTATCACAAGTACTGATGATGATATAATTATAGAAGAGGAACCGGTTGAAATATTAGATGATGAAAGTGCTCCGGTTATTAGTGTCTCTGGAGAAGTTGACATGAATGATGTTTCAGAGAGTAGTAACTCAATTAAAAATTCAGTCAATGATGGTAGAATtggaatttgtaaaaaaaagtcGTCATTAATGAAAAAGAATCTAGAAACCCTCCTTGACATCTCTGTTAGAGAAGAGTCATTACATCAAGAGTTGAAGGGAGTGGAGGAAAGTATTCAAGACATGGAAGATATTATTCAGTCAAAGATGATAGTTCTGAATCAGTTTAAAACTTCTAAGCAAAAG TTGGAGGAGGACCTCAAAGCCCTCAGAGTTCAACGTATGGACATTTTAGAAG GGTCAAGACAGGGTAAAGAAGAACCCAGCAATAATAGACAGAAAAACAAAGTTGTAGCAAGTCCTCAACAAGACCAAGAGGTTGACACAACCTGTAAAGACCTGCCTGCACAAAAAGTAGATAATGGACAGTCAAGTACTGACACAACCGGAAGCAATCCTGCATATCCTCCTGCTATTGTCTTGACAACTGATGCCAAAAATGTTGATATGCAGACAGTTGCATCGCTAATTTCTAACCCCAACATTTTTCAGGCTATTCAGTGGCAGTTTAACCAATTAAATAAAGTGCCAACTAATCCGGATAATGAGGCATTAATTGTTACGTTTCCTCAGAAGGATATTTTATCAGAACATGAAAAAGAACAGAATTCCGTTGAGGGAAATGTAATGGATTCTACACCTGTAGAAGAAAACAAAACTGGGATACAGAAAAAGAGGCTAAAAAAGAAATGTACTGAAAACATTGAAGATCCATCGCCTCAGAGGGATAATTTATCAGAAAAAGAACAGAATTCTGTTGATGAAAATGCAATGGATTCTACACCTGTAGAAGAAGACAAAACTAAAACTAGCATACAGAAAACAAAACTCAAAAGGAAATGTACTGAAGACAATGAGGAACCATTAGTGAGGCGGCAATCAAAACGGTTAAGACAACAAGTTGTATCAAAAGAAGGCATAGAAGAAGCTCTTGGAGATAGTTCCAAAGATCTTtcgaaaaagaaaaatacagaTAAAGTTCTCTTCAGAGGGAAGAAGGATCAACCAAAAGATTCTTTCATACTTTCTTCATCAGAGTCTGATAAGGATCCAAATGAGCTTAAGAAAACTCCATGCAAACAACAACTAAACAGAAAAGAAGAAACATCTTCTAATTCTAATACAAAATCAAAAGAAGTATTGGAAGATAGTAAAGAGAAGAgccataaaaagaaaaatacagataaaattaGCAAAAGGTCTAGAAAAAGAGATAAGCGGAAAGAATCAAGAAATCTTTCACAAAAGGTTGATGACATTCATAAGGAAGTGGAACTTAAAAGAAATTCATTCAAACAGACTGCTAACTCAGAACCAAAGAAAAATGGAAACAATAAATCTCAAAATGAACCATTAGAAGAAATGCAATTAGCAGATTCTGATGTTCAAACCAATTCCAGTGAAAATCTTTG TGCTGAACCAGAGGAGGTTGAAGCAGGATGTTATGATAAGGAAACAATGAGATTTATTCAATGCGAAGAAAAATTGCTCAGTATGAAGATTGCCAATGGTGTGTTGTATTGTACTTGTAAAGACAATATCATAAGAGCCTACAACATACAG ACTGGAAATCTGGAAGCCAGATATGTTGGCAGTTCAGAAATACTCTGTATAGAAGTTTTTGAGGAGAAACTCTTTGTTAGTTACGCCGAACTACAGCTTGCCGAATTTAATTTGAAA ACACACGAACGTGAACAAGATTTCTACTGCTCAAGTGACGTTTTGTGCATGCATTATAATGGGAATGCACTTTACATAGGAATGAGAAGTGGCATTGTCGCAGTAGTTAATTCAGAT AAGCGTAACCTGAATATAAAGTATGAAGACCCATCTTCAATAAAGTACATAACATCCGCAAAAAGACAAAATACTAACGTTTTGATTATTGTCAGTGGCACCATTTTTATCATTAAAGAGACTACAGGAGAGGTAGTTGTGATCCTCAAGTCGGATATCAAAACTAAAGTTATTGATATTAAT
- the LOC140060408 gene encoding uncharacterized protein, producing MRTESDEHDGKSLDKKNKKNKNSALKKSTSQTEFDKEGDKTPNKKDEKLQKKSNLISHAGQQTESEKGGCKTPNEKEKEKPKKNLLSFSKKKGKKEKESNKIKDEQKNLRIKKEEPTDHDKEQQEKVIQNTMEQKKQPQEKLSQIMIPFNEQIAQMATSIGKSHNLDSSTSSTPVLQKNPEANQHNPTNQRLSFSDEISNLATKLGYKDKNEKTPLVISATATSPSSMPLIPTTSAATQSFTESPLLVSATSSITPNCVTKPVKKPPPPVMKKTANRRYSESFITHQITSKPTSTMNSSEPITSAPPVSALIFNFDSSVVDTKQTKQETIKVQYKQSTPSSQNMPVTTTPTARSIKLPSQQISQVQPNSRTISTDMPTRREPNYTQNPEESTPFRPRPLSEILTKLNYAGVSDPQTNFRKPSNTRFSNVDIDSSKKPNQYPEATPSISASSNTDMLTGVVKDKPPHDTETNGTNPSYEIPHTSEQSTGRKVSVSSLIGKFDDTTSATCRHDILKFNKPQFQKINPEPIYEEIDDIRKPLPTNNNYVNAGQNEPIYEDADETIYENWDIEGGTTADYETPAKPPTLNTNMYEGDYVNIPEHNVN from the coding sequence ATGAGAACAGAATCTGACGAACATGATGGAAAAAGTCTAgacaaaaagaacaaaaaaaataaaaattctgcTTTAAAGAAATCAACTTCACAAACAGAATTTGATAAAGAGGGTGATAAAACACCAaacaaaaaagatgaaaaacttcaaaagaAAAGTAATTTAATTTCTCACGCCGGTCAACAAACAGAATCTGAAAAAGGAGGATGTAAAACACCCAATGAAAAGGAGAAGGAAAAACCAAAGAAAAATTTGTTGAGCTTTTCTAAGAAAAAGggtaaaaaagaaaaagaaagcaataaaataaaagatgagCAAAAGAATCTGCGGATTAAGAAAGAAGAACCAACAGATCATGATAAAGAACAACAAGAAAAGGTTATCCAGAACACAATGGAACAAAAAAAACAGCCTCAAGAAAAATTGTCACAGATTATGATTCCATTTAATGAACAAATTGCACAGATGGCTACCTCAATTGGAAAATCACATAACCTAGACTCATCTACATCATCTACACCTGTTTTACAAAAGAACCCAGAGGCCAATCAACATAACCCAACTAACCAACGCTTGTCCTTCTCTGATGAGATTTCAAATTTGGCAACCAAATTAGGATACAAGGATAAAAACGAAAAAACTCCACTGGTTATTTCTGCAACTGCAACATCACCTTCATCAATGCCTTTGATTCCAACTACATCAGCGGCAACACAATCTTTCACTGAATCTCCTCTTCTGGTCTCTGCTACTTCATCCATAACACCTAATTGTGTGACTAAACCTGTTAAAAAACCACCTCCTCCTGTGATGAAAAAAACAGCCAATAGACGATACAGTGAAAGTTTTATCACACACCAGATAACATCTAAACCAACTTCCACAATGAACTCATCAGAACCTATTACCTCAGCTCCACCTGTATCGGcacttatttttaattttgattcCAGTGTTGTGGATACTAAGCAAACAAAACAAGAGACCATAAAAGTACAATACAAACAATCGACACCTTCCAGCCAAAACATGCCGGTAACAACAACACCGACTGCTAGAAGCATTAAATTGCCCTCCCAACAAATATCACAAGTTCAACCAAACTCCAGAACAATTTCAACTGACATGCCTACAAGGAGAGAACCAAATTATACACAAAATCCAGAAGAATCGACCCCTTTCCGTCCTCGACCTTTATCGGAAATACTAACAAAACTTAATTATGCTGGTGTAAGTGATCCTCAAACAAACTTTAGAAAACCTTCAAACACAAGATTTAGCAACGTTGACATAGACTCAAGCAAAAAGCCCAACCAATATCCCGAAGCGACTCCATCAATCTCAGCCTCCAGTAACACGGACATGCTCACTGGGGTAGTAAAAGACAAACCACCTCATGATACAGAAACCAATGGGACTAATCCATCATATGAAATCCCACACACATCTGAACAAAGTACTGGAAGAAAAGTAAGTGTCTCATCACTTATTGGAAAATTTGACGATACAACATCAGCTACATGTAGACACGATATTCTTAAATTCAATAAGCCTCAGtttcaaaaaataaatcctGAACCTATATATGAAGAGATTGATGATATTCGAAAGCCATTgccaacaaataataattacgTCAATGCTGGTCAAAATGAACCAATTTATGAGGATGCTGACGAAACAATCTATGAAAATTGGGATATTGAAGGAGGTACTACAGCTGACTACGAGACTCCAGCTAAGCCTCCCACTTTGAATACAAACATGTATGAAGGagattatgtaaatataccagAACACAATGTTAATTAA